GCTGCACCTGTGGACGGCCGGCGACGAGGCCTGGCGCCAGCGCCACGCCACAGCGCCGGTGCTGTCGGGCGCCGAGTCGTTCCTGGCCGGCACGGCGAGCTGCCGCATCGCCGTCACGGACGTGGACGCGCTCCACGCGGCGCTGCGGCCGCTGGGCGTGCTGCACCCCAACGCGCCGCTGCGCGACGAGTGGTACGGCGCGCGCGAGTTCGGGGTGCTCGACCCCGACCGCAACCTCATCACCTTCTACCAGCCGACACAAGACCCTGCCGCCTGAGCGGCGGATGCCGTGACGAGGGCGTCTGTCACCACGCCCGGCCTGCAAGCACGGCCCGCAGGTCCCCCTCCAGACCCGCCAGTCGGTCCTGCGGGTAGAGCAGGCGCATGGTGCGGTCGGGCCCGAGGAGCGCGACGGGATCGGAGTGCGCCACGAAGCCGTCGCCCAGGGCGTTGACGCCCACGTAGAAGCGCAGGGCGGCCCCGGCGACCTCCTGGTTGCTGCCGCGCAGGCCCAGGAAGGCGGGGTGGAAGCCCTCCACGTAGGCCTGCAGGCGCTTGGCCGTGTCGGTGGCGGGGTCGACGGTGACCATCACCACCTGCACCTCGTCCGGTTCGCCCAGGTCGCGGTAGGCGGTCGCCAGGCGCGCCATGGTGAGCGGGCACACGTCGTGGCAGCTCGTGTAGCCGAAGAACACCAGCAAGTAGGGGGCGTCGAGGTCCGCCAGGGCGACGCGCGCGCCGCCGGTGGTGGCCAGGGTGACGTCGCC
This portion of the Trueperaceae bacterium genome encodes:
- a CDS encoding SCO family protein; translation: MAKRTILLAALTVLLALAAGAALYGLRPGTTPQWRGVLLDNPPAMGDVTLATTGGARVALADLDAPYLLVFFGYTSCHDVCPLTMARLATAYRDLGEPDEVQVVMVTVDPATDTAKRLQAYVEGFHPAFLGLRGSNQEVAGAALRFYVGVNALGDGFVAHSDPVALLGPDRTMRLLYPQDRLAGLEGDLRAVLAGRAW
- a CDS encoding VOC family protein; translated protein: MRMLHAIPALPVRDLERSVAFYRDQLGFALLHGEAGFAVLRRDAVELHLWTAGDEAWRQRHATAPVLSGAESFLAGTASCRIAVTDVDALHAALRPLGVLHPNAPLRDEWYGAREFGVLDPDRNLITFYQPTQDPAA